From Miscanthus floridulus cultivar M001 chromosome 15, ASM1932011v1, whole genome shotgun sequence, the proteins below share one genomic window:
- the LOC136508098 gene encoding PRA1 family protein B2-like, which translates to MTQRLILHKKMLNVCMFCIKNKGRTQCQRAPALCGVWEGCQWQALPSPVQCEETATRTRDLPVTGGVRPSLSGVVSICIRAPSLSPRPPSLTPHSSDPPNPRDTEIADRHLAMAAASPPILPTTVVPAAAPSPTPTPAPIPTALSSADATDTNPAAIRAFLSRLVDTTRRALSGARPWSELADRSALSRPESLAEATSRLRKNLAYFRVNYAAVTALCLAASLLAHPFSLAALLALLAAWCLLYVLRPADAPPVAAFGRTFSDREVLGGLVAASAFVIFLTSVGSLIFSALALGAAVVCAHGACRVPEDLFLDEVDQAAGGGAGNPLLSFIASATGGGRV; encoded by the exons ATGACTCAAAG GCTCATCCTGCACAAGAAAATGCTCAATGTTTGCATGTTTTGCATCAagaataaagggcgtacccagtgccaaagagctcccgctctgtgcggggtctgggaagggtgtcagtggcaagccttaccctcgcctgtgcaatgcgaggagaccgcgactcgaacccgggaccttccggtcacaggcg GCGTGCGACCTTCTCTCTCCGGCGTGGTCTCCATTTGTATTCGTGCCCCATCTCTCTCTCCGCGTCCTCCCTCCctcactcctcactcctcagaTCCACCAAACCCGCGAGACACAGAGATCGCCGATCGCCACCTCGCCATGGCCGCGGCCTCGCCTCCGATCCTCCCCACCACGGTGGTCCCGGCCGCCGCACcatcccccacccccacccccgcgCCCATACCCACGGCCCTCTCCTCCGCGGACGCCACCGACACCAACCCAGCGGCGATCCGGGCGTTCCTCTCCCGCCTCGTCGACACCACCCGCCGCGCTCTCTCCGGCGCGCGTCCCTGGTCCGAGCTGGCAGACCGCTCGGCGCTCTCCCGCCCAGAGTCCCTCGCCGAGGCCACCTCCCGCCTCCGCAAGAACCTGGCCTACTTCCGCGTCAACTACGCCGCGGTCACCGCGCTGTGCCTGGCCGCGTCCCTCCTCGCGCACCCGTTCTCGCTGGCCGCGctcctggcgctgctggccgcCTGGTGCCTCCTCTACGTGCTCCGCCCCGCCGACGCGCCGCCCGTCGCCGCGTTCGGCCGCACCTTCTCCGACCGCGAGGTGCTGGGCGGGCTCGTCGCCGCGTCCGCGTTCGTCATCTTCCTCACGTCGGTGGGCTCGCTCATCTTCTCCGCGCTCGCTCTCGGGGCCGCGGTTGTGTGCGCGCACGGCGCGTGCCGGGTGCCTGAGGACCTGTTCCTCGATGAGGTTGACCAGGCTGCCGGTGGTGGCGCCGGTAACCCGCTGCTGTCGTTCATCGCGTCCGCCACCGGAGGAGGCCGTGTCTGA